TATGTTAGTGATGATGAGTAAAAATATATGCCACGAGTTGCTATCGGTATGTTTATTATCCTAGGTGATAATTTTAATAGTTTGTGTATCACAATATATTATGTATCGCAAGATATTATAATCGTGTTACTCTTATTTTGTAGCATCTATATTTTGTCAACAAAAATTAGAACCTTGCATTGTGAGAGAGAAGATGACGTGAAAAAGGAAGATGAAGAGTTTACTTTccatttttttaaattatattattgtATTTGTTTCAACATCACAATGTATGTGTATGACATTTTAATCACATATGGGTGAGTTTATGTTTAGTTGAAAACATTTTGGTGAGTTTATGATTAGTTGGAACTGGGCCTACCACTTTTAGTAACACAATTACATCTCTCTTTATCGTTGGTATTACTTAACCTATGAAGAATAATATTAAGATCAATTATGAGGTGAAAAAAAAGTTAAAGCGTTTACTCtcctttttatttattatattgttGTATTTGTTTCAACATTATAATGTTTATAGAGTGAAAAAAAGTATAAGGTACCCATGAGTTTATGACATTTTAATCACACTTGGGTGAGTTTATGGTTAGTTAGAAAACATTTAGGTGTGTTTATGATAAGTTGGAACTAGATCTATCACTTTTAGTAACACAATTACATCTCCTTATCATTAGTATTACTTAAGCTATAAAGGATATATTAAGatcaattattaaaaataattcttGAGGTTTTTCGTAAGTAACGGTTAATGCTTAATTGTTAATGAGTTGCTTATGCCCAAATTAAAGCTACATTGTTCATATAAGATTATGAATTGTGAACTGTATTATTGAGTCATAATTTTCTGTGTGTTTCACAAAAGCCACGAGTGTGGTACATATACAGGAGAACATCTTTCTCTCCAAGTAATTAACCTAACAAACAATCAGCTAAACTAGGAAAATATATTCCtatcataataacaatatttgCTAAATAACAGTGAAGATAAATACTGAATATAACAATATATCGGTTGACTAATACTCCCCCGCACTCGAAACGGGAGGTGGGCGGACGTTGAGAGTGTCTCGAAAATCATTAAATAACACTAGCAGGAGTCCCTTGGTAAAGATGTCCGCTACTTGATAACGAGAAGGGACATAAAACACACGAACTTGACCACGGGCAACACATTCTCGAACAAAATGGATATCGAGCTCAATATGCTTGGTCCTTTGATGTTGAATTAGATTACTTGAAAGGAAAATAGCACTAATATTATCACAATAGACGATGGTTGCATTATGGATCGGTTGGTGAAGTTCAAGTAAAAGGTTACATAGCCAACACGATTCAGAAACAACATTTGCGACACCACGATATTCGGCTTCGGCACTTGATCTAGATAAAGTCGGTTGTCGTTTAGACGACCAAGAAATCAAGTTATCCCCTAAATATACACAGTAGCCGGATGTAGAGCGTCTCGTATCGGGGCATCCAGCCCAACCGGCATCCGTGTATGCAACAAAATTATGTGACTGGGACTTGTGAAGATAAATCCAGTGATCAATTATCCCCTGAATATACCGTAAGATGCATTTTAAAGCACCCATGTGATCGTCGTGTGGTGCATGCATATGAAGGCAAATTTGTTGCACCGCGTAAGAGATATCGGGACATGTAAAAGTCAAATACTAGAGTGCACCAGCCATACTTTGAAAAAATGATGGATCATGGTAGGCGGCACCAACTCGTGAGCTGAGTTTGGATTTCGTATCAACGGGTGTTTTCGCAGGCTTATAATGTAGCATGTCGGCCCGCTCAAGAATGTCTCTGGCTTAATTTGTTTGATTGAGAAACAAGACGGTAGGTGTGCGTTTGACTAAAATACCGAGGAAGGAGCTAAGATGCCCGAATAGAGAATTCGGCATCAAGACTACACATGATCATGTCTTTCAAGGATTTAGAAGACGCGGTCAATATTATGTCATCTACGTATAAAAGAATATATACCATTTCATTACCATGTTTGTAGATAAACAAAGAATGATCACATTTGCTGTGAATGAACCCGAGCCGAGAAACAtattcggcaaaccgttgataccATGCACGCGGGGCTTGTTTCAATCCATAAAGGGATTTCTTCAAGTAACATACATGATTACGATACCGTTGATCACAAAAACCTGCGGGCTGATACATGAAAATAGTCTCAGAAAGTGTGCCATGTAAAAATGCATTCTTCACATCTAACTGATGAACAGACCAAGAATTCTGAAGTGCTAGACTGAGTACAGTACGTATCGTGGAAGGTTTGACGACTTGGCTGAACGTCTCTGTACAATCAATACCAACCTGTTGTGACCTTCCATCACCAACTAAACGAGCTTTATATCGCTCAAATGAACCATTAGCACGAAATTTATGTTTAAATATCCACATAGAACGAATAATATGCATGTCAGGTGTACGAGGGACTAGTTCCCAAGTCCCATTTTTAATAAGAGCATGAAACTCTTCTGTCATGGCACGCTTCCAGTGAGGGTCATTAAGAGCCTCGATAGGATTTTGTGGAATAGGAGAGGGTGATGAGGTGACGGATAAGTTTTATTTGGGGTTAGGCTTGCGAATCCCAGACATGCCACATGTTTGCATTGAACGGGTAGGTGGCGGTGGTGGTATAGGAGGGGAAGGTGGTGGAGTGACGTGTGCATGAGAACCATGAGATTGTGATGGTGGAATAGGAGGTGAAGGAGGTTGATTCACATGTGCATGAGATGCATGAGGAGTGTTATGAGAATTGTGTATAGAAATAGAAGATGGAGATGGTATTATAGAAGATTGAGAATGTGCATTTGTAGTATGGGCTGGATGGGAATGTTGGGCTTGTTGGGCCGTGGGAGTAGGTGATGTTGCATGGGCCGTGGGATGTGAAGTGGTAGGAGATGTGGCTAGGGTAAGAGATTGTGCAGGCTCGGATGTAGGCGTTTGTTGTGGTGGCTCATGTATTTCTTGTTCTGGTGGAGAAATAGCGGATTGTGGTAACAGGAAGATATTTTTGTGAAGAAACTCATATGACTCATGAGTGTTGGTTGTGTTGGAAGAAAAAGGGAAACATTGTTCATTAAAGATTACGTGACAGGATATAATAATACGTCGGGTGGATGGGTCATAACATTTTTATCCACGGTGTGCCGACGGATATCCGAGAAAAATACAAGGTTTGGATCGTGGTTGAAGTTTGTGAAGGGTGGTGGATGGGATAAGAGGAAAGCATTGGCAACCAAACACACGGAGGTGGTCATATGTTGGTTGGCGATGATATAATCGATGAGTTGGTGTTAGATTGTTGAGTACTTTAGTAGGTAATATGTTTAGTAAGTAAGTGGCCATATCAAGGGCATGGTGCCAAAAGGCTGGAGGAACGGCACTATGAGTGAGTAAGGTGCGAACAACGTTGTTAATAGCGCGTATTTTTCGTTCAGCTTTTCCATTTTGTGGTGAAGTATGAGGTCAAGAAAAGCGAAATAATATGTCATGGTCTTTACAAAATTTATGAAACAAGTTGTTATTATATTCGGTGCCGTTATCACATTGTAGGGATTTAATTGGGATTGCAAATTGAGTTTGTACGTATTTGTGAAAATTTACAAAAGTATTATAGACATGTGATTTGTGGCCAATGGGAAATGTCCATAGATAGTTGGTGTAATCATCAAGAAAGAACACATAATATTTGTGTCCTGACGAGCTAATGAGTGGTGATGTCCATACATCGCTATGCACAAGTTCAAAAGGAGAAGTAGTAGTAGAATGTGAATTTAGGAAAGGCAATTTTATATGTTTTCCTAAAACACAATATTCGCATAAAGTAGACTTTTTATTTGAACTAACAATAGATGCATTATTTTGAAGTAAACAAAGAATGTTGGCATCGGGGTGTCCAAGACGATGGTGCCAAATATCTTGAGACAAAACAAGAAAAGTAGACGGAGAATTAAGTTGTTGAGCAGCAGAGTGGGTGAGTGGGTATAGGTCGCCGGTGCTATCACATCTCATAAGTGGGATCCCTGTCCTGAAATCCTTTACAGTAAAACCAAAGGGATCAAAGGTAAGTGCGAGATTATTATCAGTGGTTAAACGTCTAACAGATAGCAGGTTTTTAATTATGTGTGGGACATGTAAGACATTTTTTAACCGGAAAGGTGGGTATGGGTAAGGTAAGGTTGTGTGTCCTAAGCCACGAATGGGAAGTGTATTGCCAGTTCCAACAAGAATATGTTTCAGAATGCTCAAATTAAAATAGGGAGAGAGACTACCTCGATTACCTGACATGTGGGAAGAGGCGCCCGAGTCCATGTACCAATTATTGTCGGGTGGATTGAGGGACATGGTATACATAGCTTGCTCAATATCCGTGGACATAATCGAGGGTGGTGGACCACGAGTAGCTAAATGGGCATATGGACGCGGGCCAAGTAAATCGGGACTGTTCTGATTTGGTCTGTTCCAATTGGTGGTTAGATATGGGCATGGTGAGTTATTAACAGCCCAAgaataattgttataattattaggcCCGTTGGAGCCTGGAGCCCAATTGTTATTACCAAAAGTGTTGGGCCGTGACCAACCTTATGCAGGATTCCAATTGGAGTTGTTGTTGTTCCAACTATTTCCATAACCACGCCCGTAACCATTACCGTACCCATTCCAACCGGAACCAGACCCACGGCCGCCTCTGCCTCAGCCGTTGCTCCGACCTCTGTTACTGTTACGACCACGGCCACGAGAATTGGACTGACGAGGGTAATTATTGATATCACGCTGACTGGGATTGGGATTTGTATTATCCTTGGGTTCATCGGTAGCGATTAGGGCAGAATTGGGGTTGGAGTGATTAATCACTGCTTGACGGTTGTTCATGGTTTCTTTAAGGATCAATTTAGATCTCGCATCATAATACGACGGTAATTTTTCCATTTGGTTGATGTTGGTAGCGACTGTGCTATAATTTTTATTAAGGCCAGCCACCATTTGTAGTACCAGGTTTTCAGGGGAGATTTTGGAATCGACATCAGCTAGTTGATCGGCGAGATTCTTGAGTTCTTCACATTAAGCATAAATATTCAGAAAGTTATCCAATTTACAGTTTGTAAATTGATTCATGGGGGATAGGGCTCGAGTGTGTTTGTTGTCATGGAATAGGCTTTTCAACCGATCCCAGGCTTTCTTGGAGGTGAGGTCAGGTTCCATGATGGTTCGGAGTAATTCTTTGGAGATGGTGGCATAGATCCACTGAAGAACAATCGCATTGTGTCGTTCCCAGACATCTTGCATGATTTCAACAGCCTTAGAAGAAGATGCGGGTATTGTTTCAGAAGTAAGATGTGCAAGCACATCATGTGCTTTGCAGTTTACTTTAAACAGTTCACTCCATGTGTTGTATTGACTATTGTTTAATTCGAGTTTGATTGGAACAGAATGAAGTATGTGGTTGATAGGTTGCAGTTTGGTGAGTTCAGTAGACATGATGTAGAGTAGAAGAAGATGTTGGAGCAGAGGTGTGATTGTAGGGATCGATGTGTAGAAGAGATGAGGTTAGGCTGATACCATATAAGATTATGAATTGTGAACTGTATTATTGAGTCATAATTTTCTGTGTGTTTCACAAAAGCCACGAGTGTGGTACATATACAGGAGAACATCTTTCTCTCCAAGTAATTAACCTAACAAACAATCAGATAAACTAGGAAAATATATGCCtatcataataacaatatttgCTAAATAACAGTGAAGATAAAtactaaatataacaatatatcgaTTGACTAATAGTTCATCTCCCCCGATTAAGTCTTTTAAGTTTCTAAAACAATAATAAGCTATGTTTTGATGTTATTTCTTAATTCTCAATAACTTACGAATTGTGTTAATTATATTTCTTAATTTTTTATACAGTAACTAATGTCAATGAGTTGTTCAAAGTATACAATCTTTAAGAGATGTCTCAATAACATTTAGATCACTATTCTAAATTATGTTAATTGAAACAATTAAAAGTAAGTATGTAAGGTCATATATAATTAACTGTAAAATGATTAAGATAAGAATAAGAATTTGAGGAGTAAGTTAACTTACTTTCTCACTACTTTGGAATTTGTGGGGTTttgtgttattatatatatttccTAACAATAGCCTAATTGTTGGTAGGGATGGTataacaccctagatttttttaATCACATCGGAAgtatttaaaacaaccataacataaTTCTTTATTAAATACAAGTATTTATTATTCAAAAACCCACAATATGGTGTTACTTAACAAAACGGTTTCGTTATTACAAAATCACGACATCAGAGTTCCAAAGGTTGTCAAACATATCCACTAGACATCCCATCTTCTCCCAAAAACTAGCATGCAATAATCaacaacctgcagggaagatgtgggggattagcacgaagctaagtgaattaAACTATCATGACAACATTAGCATACAGTATCAATTCATACAACTGTGGGTAACAGCTAACAACAAACAACTTTGCCATCCCAGAGGACCGGCGGCCAGGCCTGACCTGCAACCCTAGCTGATCggactagagtctaccgatagtttcTGTTACTAACTCCTTCGTATAGAAATCCAGACGCAACGCATGCGTCATTCAAAGCTATACTACACAGATAGTAAAACTCGAACCCAACCTCACAAATCAAGGTTGACCTCATGAGCCAGCCTCACAAATCAAGACTGACTCCCGGCATCCGACCTCACAAATCAAGATCGAATCAACTGGTGCACATATAATCATATAATCAACACATCATATCAACAATATACTATCATGGCAATCTAATCGGGCGGTCAGGgcaatagtagcacaacttgctactctatattaATATCCGAAAGGATAGTTCCACTCACCGATATCCACAAGTACTCAGTGGTCTAATATTACTGAGTCTTCTTCTTACTTTTATCACCTGAAAATAATATAATCCAAGTCAGTAACCATATCTCAAATATATACCGAATCAAAAGCACTGTTTTGGTTGAATTAATTAGACACGCAATTCAGACAATATATTTGAAACATATTTTCAACGTCAAAAAAGTATTAAAAATACTTTTTGCACAAGATTCATGCCAAAGCCCATTTAACCTATTTTTGACATAAACCCTAAATTCACTATTTAAAATAAAATCATCCAAACAAGTTATGCAtataacatagaatatatatagtcTATAGCGATCATCAATTTTATCATACAACCATCAATCCACAAGATCTAATCATTTACTCCTATTGGTTACAAACTTCATAAAAAACATGTTAGAACATGATATATAACATATTTAAGCCTCAACAATTACCAATTTTACTAAAAACAATAAATAACTtgattcaatcctttgtcctaattataataaaatttataaaaactcaaAACATAAATCGTGAAACAAATCCATAATAATTTAGACACAATTTATACCTGATCTTAAATTTGTTGGTTCGCAGCAAACGATTAAGACCAAATCCTTCAAATATTAAAATAACAAAAAGGATGCTAATGGTTGCTTCTTGTTTCTAATATTAAAATAAGGATAAACAAAAAGGGGCAGGATATATGCCTTAATCGGTTAGTCCCTGTGGCGATCCAATTATACATAAAGCATGGTACATGCTTGATTTTAATTAGAGAATCAAATGAAGACACTAGAGATAAGGGTGAGTTTGGTTCGGTTACTACAAAGAAAAGAACACAAACAAACAAGCACACAAGAGCTAATTAAAGCAAATGAAATGTTATCATAACCGACCCATAATAATTATTTGGTATTTAATATGAGCTTTATCCACTATCTAAAACACAATGCTCATGTAGGAGGTCCTGGCGGAGTCTAATTTAATCAAACATATATTTTCTGTAACCATCGTCTCAAAAGAATTCATTTGTCCACTTAATAAATACTCCACTCATAATCTATTATTTCACTTTTATATTTAGTCATTATTATTTAAccataatttaaatatcatatttaaatcatataataaaagtaatattatttattcGTTTCATCTAGGCCATGAATCTGGGTGTTACAAATCTATcccccttaagaagatttcgtCCTCAGAATCTGATAAGGCACAATAAACAAGGGTTCCCGATTACTACACTACCACTAATTATTATAGGGTTCAACGTTTCCAGGTCACATTTTCACGTCCTACATCTCCTTCGGTTCTTCGAACTTCTGTATGATTTACCATAATGTATTTGCGTTGGCCAAGCGTAAATACATCATCCTAAATCATTCTTTCATTCCGAGCTACACCATTTAGAGAAGTTCTACCTAATCCCAATTCTTACGGTCTTTACATACATTCTACACAACAAAGAAATGGAACCTACCCATATCTACAAGAGCATAGCTCATTTAACATATAATCAAAGACATAATTAGACGATTCAATTCAACAAATTAAACAACGTAAAAGCTAATACGGAATATAACAAAACATACCTGCATTCACATAGTCGGTATCAGTCTCTGCATCCACTATCATCTGAAAGGCTCTTGCTTCCGCAAAGGAAGGATTCTTTCTTTTTTGTCCTGTCGTCGAAACAGAGGATCCAGCTACTGACATTCTCGGCACCCCTGACCTCACCCCAGAACCCAACCTTCCGCTAGTAGGACACTGCGCTTATCGATGCCCCTCTTTCTTGCAATTCCAACAGACGTTAACCCTGAGCGAACACGCTTGAATATCATGCCCAACCTCTCCACACCTCAAACATCTTTTCGCTAAAGCTGAAAAAGGACCACTATGTGTCGATCTACAATTGTGACACCAAACCCTCTGACTCGACTCGGTTCCACTCTGAGTAGGGTTCTCTTTCTGTCTAAACCCAAGTGACTTCTTAGACTTGGAACTAGCCTGACTATTTACTTTACTAGGTTGCGACACAACGCTTTACACCACTCTGCTCTTGGACTCTTTCACATCTCCCTCAGTTATCTTGGCCATAACAAAGGCTTGAGATAAAGTAGTAGCAAACCTTGCCATCGTTCGGTACTCCGGTAGTATCATCTCAGCAAAATGTTGAATTCTTGATTGTTCGTCCGGAACCCATTGTTGCACAAATCGAAGTTTATCCATGAACTGTTCAATCACCTCGTCTATTTTCATTTGCTCTGTCATTTTCATCTCCATGAACTCCTTTTTAAGTCTCCCAATGTCATACGCCGTGCAATACTGTTCACAAACCTTGCTGTAAAATTGTTCCCACGTAATCAGAGTCACTTTTTCTTTAGGTATACTAGAGATAACCGAATCCCACCAAACTGTTGTCTATTCTTCCATAACCTACTAGCGAAGATAACCCATAACTCTGGTTCAcactgacatgcctcaaaaacTCTTTCCATTTCCCTCAACCAGTTTACGGTTACAGTTGGGTCTGGGCTTCCTGAATACTCGGTAGGTTTGCAATCCAAGAACTATTTGAATGTACGCTTCTTAGGTTATTGAAACATAGGCATTTGATACGGGTTCCACATCTGAGTAGGGTACTGATTACCGAACTGAGTTGGCATCTGAAACTGTTGGGTCATCTGATATTGTTGTGGAAACGGTGGTTGCGGTTGCGAGGTGTTTCCACTACGCATGGATGGAAACTGTGGTGTCGGAAACCCTGGAGGTGGTCCACTAGTATTGGTAGCCGTTGGTGTTGTAGTTGGGATAACAACTGGTGTAGCAGTCAGGGCAACAGTCTACTGTGTGGCTTCTAACTCAGCCACTCTATCACGGGCTTCCTTCAGTTGCGCTTCTAACTTGAGAATGTATTTCCGCTGCTCATCATCTGAATCAGACCCTTCAGCTGGTACTCGGAAGGTTTCGGGGGTCGAGGGGGCAGCAACACTTCTTGGATCTgccatacctgtcttatcacaacatctcaccaAAGCTTAGTAGATAACCGGTTAGTACGTATCAACTAACACGTACGATcgctacattcacttaaccccatCCCCACTGGTATGTTTGACACTACTCAAGATTTGAGAACTTGACACTTgcgtgtacatgcggccaaacctggctctgataccaaattataacaccctagattttttttaatcacaacaaaagtatttaaaacaaccataacataaTTCTTTATTAAATACAAGTGTTTATTATTCAAAAACCCACAATATGGTGTTACTTAACAAAACGGTTTCATTATTACAAAATCACAACATCAGAGTTCCAAAGGTTGTCAAACATATCCACTAGACATCCCATCTTCTCCCAAAAACTAGCATGCAATAATCaacaacctgcagggaagatgtgggggattagcacgaagctaagtgaatgaaactatcatgacaaCATTAGCATACAGTATCAATTCATACAACTGTGGGTAACAGCTAACAACAAACAACTTTGCCATCCCAGAGGACTGGCGGCCAGGCCTGACCTGCAACCCTAGCTGATCggactagagtctaccgatagttccTGTTACTAACTCCTTCGTACAGAAATCCAGACGCAACGCATGCGTCATTCAAAGCTATACTAAACAGATAGTAACACTCGAACCCAACCTCACAAATCAAGGTTGACCTCATGAGCCAGCCTCATAAATCAAGACTGACTCCCGGCATCCGACCTCACAAATCAAGATCGAATCAACTTGTGCACATATAATCATATAATCAACACATCATATCAACAATATACTATCATGGCAATCTAATCGGGCAGTCAGGGCaacagtagcacaacttgctactctatattaATATCCGAAAGGATAGTTCCACTCACCGATATCCACAAGTACTTAGTGGTCTAATATTACTGAGTCTTCTGCTTacttttatcacctgagaataatataATCCAAGTCAGTAACCATATCTCAAATATATACCGAATCAAAAGCACTGTTTTGGTTGAATTAATTAGACACGCATTTcagactgaaaggatccgttcatatacattataaacgattcacaatagttgattacatcgcgaggtatttgacctctatatgatacgttttacaaacattgcattcgtttttaaaagacaaactttctttacatcaaaaattgacggcatgcataacatttcatattacatccaactataattgacttaatattaatcttgatgaactcaacgactcgaatgcaacgtctttcaaagtatgtcttgaatgactccaagtaatatccttaaaatgagctaatgcacagcggaagaattctttaatacctgagaataaacatgctttaaagtgtcaaccaaaaggttggtgagttcattagtttatcataatccatcatttctgtaatagtaatagaccacaagatttcagtttctataaatatccgtacactcgcaagtgtataaaagtattctataagttgtaggcacccggtaacaagctttaacgttcatgttttaccctctgaagtacaccagatcaggtgtgtttaaaataacctcgaagtactaaagcatcccatagtcaggatgggtttgtcagacccaatagatctatctttaggattcgcgcctaccgtacatagacaagtagtttaatgttaccaagctaagggtatatttctggtttaaacccacatagaattagttttagtacttgttcctatttcgtaaaacatttataaatcagcgcatgtattctcagcccaaaaatatatataaaaagggagcaaatgaaactcacaatactgtatttcgtagcaattatgtatatgacggcactgaacaagtgcagtgtttgtctcggattcacgaacctatattaagtatatatatttatatgttggtcaatatctgtctaacaatttaggtcaagtcgtagtgtatcacaatcctaatgctcgagaccgacatgcaaaagtcaacaaaagtcaacttgacccaaaatgacttccaaaatctatacatgtttattatataacttatatatagtagttttatatatttaaatatatttatcagatcttattatactaaataatacaagtcatttattaataaataaaaatttatattaaaattcatatatgataaaaatatacttttatataactcaaataataaaatttataaaattcacttaatatcataaaaatatagtggtatgtattattaatgtaattacattacgtgtggtaaaaatatctttgtacgcatatttatttgataaaataatattgataataataataatgataaaaataataaaatgatagtttcaataaaaatattaatttgtagtaataaagataattttagtaataacatcaactgataacagttataataatcgttttaataataacattaaaattaatgataattcagttaattatatcttttaatccgttcatcgaaaccacacgatttctaaatgaaaagttattaatttttttcttcagattttcaacgacatgcatatcatataacttatctcagtagcatatgtatcaaattcgtgatttattataaactatttaacgacgaaactaagcatacaaacatgcataatcatatatactcgagcactagtcagggatacactattaatatataaaagataagatatgaatgctcacgtatcaatattgtgattcaatattgcaggaaagtacgtagacgcaacgaaaatgataaacgttaggttgacctcacgagcaataccctcgatcaatacccataaccttcatagctataacccataatttccttagctctatcccatttgaaaacttattttaaaatcgtctgaatataactccgtcgtagtattttatgtacactaataatatcttgaaataatactaagtaaatatatatatatatgtaattcgattgagagagtttagagaaatatattttcaagtttctatgaaataatgaaacctattgaattctatttataatagatttttgaattattaaagtgaattattaaagtatgaattattaaagtgaattattaaagtatgaattattaaagtgaattattaaagtatgaattattaaattgaattattaaagtatgaattattaaagtgaattattaaagtatgaattattaaagtgaattattaaagtatgaattattaaagtgaattattaaagtatgaattattaaagtgaattattaaagtatgaattattaaagtgaattattaaagtatgaattattaaagttaaagtaaagtaaaagtaaagtaaaggtaaagttaaagtatagtaaaagtataaaactatgtacgtataatacgcgtataaaaatatatataatattaatttaaatcgttatatatatatatatatatatatatatatatatatatatatatatatatatatatatatata
This genomic window from Rutidosis leptorrhynchoides isolate AG116_Rl617_1_P2 chromosome 2, CSIRO_AGI_Rlap_v1, whole genome shotgun sequence contains:
- the LOC139887784 gene encoding uncharacterized protein, whose protein sequence is MSTELTKLQPINHILHSVPIKLELNNSQYNTWSELFKVNCKAHDVLAHLTSETIPASSSKAVEIMQDVWERHNAIVLQWIYATISKELLRTIMEPDLTSKKAWDRLKKLKNLADQLADVDSKISPENLVLQMVAGLNKNYSTVATNINQMEKLPSYYDARSKLILKETMNNRQAVINHSNPNSALIATDEPKDNTNPNPSQRDINNYPRQSNSRGRGRNSNRGRSNG